In the Carboxydothermus hydrogenoformans Z-2901 genome, one interval contains:
- a CDS encoding DNA adenine methylase, translating to MVIAKNFLITEYARPFVKWAGGKGQLLNTLERYYPLKLLQGEIKRYIEPFVGGGAVLFNILQKFNIEEAYIFDINVDLINAYKVIKFNVDELVYYLKSLEKRYYNLDNDNRKKMYYEIRDEYNSKVSNTKHIDIERAAKFIFLNRTCFNGLYRVNKEGKFNVPYGDYKNPTICDERNLYLVNSLLQKVQIFAGDYRESAKYISKDSFVYFDPPYRPLNKTSNFTSYSKSDFTDKDQIELARFYAQMNELGAFLLLSNSDPKNEDPNDNFFDDLYKNFNIYRVMARRSINSDGQGRGLIKELLITNYKVE from the coding sequence TTGGTAATTGCCAAAAATTTTTTAATAACCGAATACGCAAGACCATTTGTGAAATGGGCTGGAGGAAAAGGACAATTACTTAACACCTTAGAAAGATATTATCCTCTTAAACTACTTCAAGGGGAAATAAAGCGTTATATCGAACCTTTTGTGGGTGGTGGAGCTGTATTATTTAATATTTTACAAAAATTTAATATCGAGGAAGCGTATATTTTTGATATAAATGTTGATTTGATAAATGCTTATAAGGTGATTAAATTTAATGTTGATGAATTGGTGTATTATTTAAAATCATTAGAAAAAAGATATTATAATTTAGACAATGATAATAGAAAAAAAATGTATTACGAAATAAGAGATGAGTATAACTCAAAAGTAAGCAATACTAAACACATAGATATTGAAAGAGCTGCTAAGTTTATTTTTCTTAATCGCACTTGTTTTAATGGGCTTTACAGGGTTAATAAAGAAGGCAAATTTAATGTTCCTTATGGTGATTATAAAAATCCAACTATTTGTGATGAAAGAAATCTTTACTTGGTAAATTCACTATTACAAAAGGTTCAAATTTTTGCTGGTGATTATCGGGAAAGTGCTAAGTATATTTCAAAAGATAGTTTTGTCTATTTTGACCCCCCATATCGTCCGTTAAATAAAACTTCAAACTTTACATCATATAGTAAAAGTGATTTTACAGATAAAGACCAAATTGAACTTGCCAGGTTTTATGCCCAAATGAACGAATTAGGTGCTTTTCTTCTTTTAAGTAATTCTGACCCCAAAAATGAAGACCCTAATGATAATTTTTTTGATGATTTATATAAAAATTTTAATATTTATCGGGTTATGGCAAGAAGATCGATAAACTCAGATGGGCAAGGTAGAGGATTAATAAAGGAATTGCTTATCACTAATTATAAGGTGGAATAG
- a CDS encoding molybdopterin-containing oxidoreductase family protein: MKFSTTCTLNCYDSCRVEVTVEDGRVVKALGDKNHPLTRGFLCPKFKKVIERTYSPDRLTQPLLKEKSSFRKISWEKAFAILTEKIGELYAKGETLSILHLYDHGSGGYLKRLDERFFNCLGGVTNPSGSLCWGSGYEAMQRDFGAPTLGEYHDLINSKAIILWGRDPDTTNLHLLPFLKEAKEAGAEIVAINPLKIKVAIGRHISLKPGTDGLLALGIARLLISEGLYDKAFVKEKVINFEEFSRLTEEITVEKVLKETGISEDDLAYLAKLFAFKKPIAVLYGYGLQRYQNGGNTVRAINALLAITGNVGVKGGGPNYAHPLWKPYFGSIVKAEEKVRERYFPWPVMANSILAAEPPIKLIFVTRSNPLNQAPDTKRMKEAFYNVPFKVTVDFFLTDTAYASDLIIPATSVFEEEDIVFSSWHYYLSYLPKIVTPPNGMLTEVEFWNELARKIGLKNFEPKTAREFIIEALEPLKPLGITFEILREKGYVRHPLAPFTFSDGKFLTPSGKIELMAGKGLGLYQAYDSLTAKKFPYRLLTVHPKDYLHSQFHNLESAEWGTKPRVVIHPSTAARHNLDNLAEVRVKTVTGEITGLVKVSDRVRPDTVVIEEGSWGIDGGGVNVLTPQVRPDMGDGVPFYDVLCNIEAVE, from the coding sequence ATGAAATTTTCCACAACCTGTACCTTAAACTGTTATGATTCCTGCCGGGTTGAGGTAACGGTAGAAGATGGTCGGGTGGTAAAAGCTTTGGGGGACAAAAACCATCCTTTAACCCGGGGCTTTCTTTGCCCAAAATTTAAAAAAGTAATTGAGAGGACCTATTCTCCGGACCGTTTAACTCAGCCCCTTTTAAAAGAAAAGAGTAGTTTTCGGAAAATTTCCTGGGAAAAAGCTTTTGCCATTTTAACGGAAAAAATCGGTGAGTTATATGCAAAAGGGGAAACCCTTTCGATTTTACATTTATACGACCATGGTTCCGGAGGTTATTTAAAGCGCTTAGATGAACGCTTCTTTAATTGCCTGGGTGGAGTTACTAACCCTTCCGGCAGCCTTTGCTGGGGTAGCGGCTATGAGGCAATGCAAAGGGACTTTGGAGCTCCGACTTTAGGTGAGTACCACGATTTGATAAACAGCAAGGCTATTATTCTCTGGGGGCGGGATCCGGATACCACGAATTTGCATTTACTGCCGTTCTTAAAGGAGGCCAAAGAAGCCGGGGCAGAGATTGTGGCGATAAATCCCCTTAAAATAAAGGTAGCAATTGGAAGGCATATTTCTTTAAAACCGGGAACCGATGGCCTTTTGGCTTTGGGAATAGCCCGTCTTTTAATAAGTGAAGGGCTCTACGACAAAGCTTTTGTTAAAGAAAAGGTTATAAATTTTGAAGAGTTTTCAAGGCTTACCGAAGAAATAACGGTAGAAAAAGTTTTAAAAGAAACCGGGATAAGTGAAGACGATTTAGCTTATCTCGCAAAACTTTTTGCTTTTAAAAAGCCCATTGCCGTGTTATATGGCTATGGACTTCAGCGCTACCAAAACGGCGGTAACACCGTGCGGGCGATAAATGCCCTTTTAGCGATTACCGGCAATGTGGGGGTTAAAGGCGGTGGACCTAACTATGCCCATCCTCTCTGGAAACCTTATTTTGGTAGCATTGTAAAGGCTGAAGAAAAAGTGCGGGAGAGGTACTTTCCTTGGCCGGTAATGGCCAATTCGATTCTTGCGGCAGAACCACCTATCAAGCTTATTTTTGTAACCCGCTCCAATCCCTTGAACCAGGCGCCGGATACCAAGAGGATGAAAGAGGCCTTTTATAATGTTCCCTTTAAAGTTACCGTAGACTTTTTCTTAACCGATACCGCTTATGCTTCGGACTTGATAATCCCTGCTACCTCGGTCTTTGAGGAAGAGGATATTGTATTTAGCTCCTGGCATTATTATTTAAGTTATTTGCCCAAGATAGTTACTCCGCCCAATGGTATGCTTACGGAAGTGGAGTTTTGGAACGAATTAGCAAGGAAAATCGGCCTTAAAAACTTTGAACCAAAAACAGCCCGGGAATTTATCATAGAAGCTTTAGAACCGCTAAAACCCTTGGGGATTACCTTTGAGATTTTAAGAGAAAAAGGTTATGTTCGCCATCCCCTGGCGCCGTTTACTTTCAGTGACGGCAAGTTTTTAACCCCTTCCGGAAAAATTGAGTTAATGGCCGGGAAAGGACTTGGGCTTTATCAGGCTTACGATTCGCTAACCGCCAAGAAATTTCCTTACCGGCTTTTAACGGTTCACCCTAAAGATTATTTACATTCGCAATTTCATAACCTGGAATCGGCGGAGTGGGGAACAAAACCGCGGGTGGTTATTCATCCTTCTACCGCTGCCCGCCATAATCTTGATAATCTGGCAGAAGTGCGGGTAAAGACCGTTACCGGCGAAATTACCGGTTTGGTAAAAGTGTCCGACCGGGTGCGGCCGGATACGGTGGTGATTGAAGAAGGGAGCTGGGGAATAGACGGTGGCGGGGTAAATGTTTTAACACCCCAGGTCCGTCCGGATATGGGGGATGGTGTGCCTTTTTATGACGTGCTGTGCAATATTGAAGCGGTGGAGTAA
- a CDS encoding AEC family transporter: protein MEAVFNQILVFGVYLLLGFILKKKRFFSENTDAAFGDLVVFITLPSLIVSAMQFPFSKKLLLDSLLLLVISFSYYFLVTIFAEIVVKFFRLSREIAGVYKFILIFSNVGFMGYPLLHAIYGKIGVFQAALYNIGFQVFNWTVGIALLKGESIKTIFSREEIKKMFINPGIIAVAIGFSFFYFSVKLPLFLGQALKEIGEVTMPLSMILVGSILGELSFKEILTDFKLWILAIIRLLVIPALTFGILFFTGNRGVMLAIPVILAAMPAAANTAIFANKYGGDAVKGAQGVFISTFLSLFTLLGWMYFLSYLKVI, encoded by the coding sequence ATGGAAGCAGTATTCAATCAGATACTGGTTTTTGGAGTTTATTTGCTTTTAGGGTTTATTCTTAAAAAGAAGCGATTTTTTAGTGAAAATACCGACGCGGCTTTTGGCGACTTAGTTGTTTTTATTACCCTGCCGAGCCTGATTGTTTCTGCAATGCAGTTTCCTTTCAGTAAAAAGCTTTTACTGGATAGTTTACTGCTTTTAGTTATCTCTTTTTCTTATTACTTTCTTGTTACCATTTTTGCCGAAATAGTGGTGAAATTTTTCCGTTTATCCCGGGAAATTGCCGGGGTTTACAAGTTTATCCTTATTTTTTCCAACGTTGGCTTTATGGGATATCCTCTTTTACATGCCATTTACGGAAAAATTGGTGTTTTTCAGGCTGCCCTTTATAATATCGGTTTTCAAGTTTTTAACTGGACCGTAGGGATTGCTTTATTAAAGGGAGAGAGCATTAAAACCATTTTTAGCCGGGAAGAGATAAAAAAGATGTTTATCAATCCAGGAATTATAGCGGTGGCTATAGGGTTTTCGTTCTTTTATTTTTCAGTAAAATTGCCCTTATTTTTGGGACAAGCTTTAAAAGAGATTGGCGAGGTAACCATGCCTCTCTCAATGATTTTGGTGGGTTCGATTTTAGGGGAACTGTCCTTTAAGGAAATTTTAACCGATTTTAAACTTTGGATACTGGCTATTATTAGGTTATTAGTAATTCCCGCTTTGACTTTTGGAATATTATTTTTTACTGGAAATAGAGGGGTAATGCTTGCAATTCCTGTAATCTTAGCAGCAATGCCAGCGGCGGCCAATACTGCTATTTTTGCCAATAAATACGGCGGTGACGCGGTCAAAGGAGCTCAAGGAGTATTTATTTCTACTTTTTTATCTTTATTTACTCTTTTGGGATGGATGTATTTTTTAAGTTATTTAAAGGTTATTTAA
- a CDS encoding carbon starvation CstA family protein: MSALELIIGAALILVLAYRFYGSFLAAKVLTLDEMRKTPAEKYNDGKDYVPMNKWVAFGHHFAAIAGAGPLVGPVLAAQFGYLPGTLWILIGSVLAGAVHDMVVLFASIRHGGKSLSEIAKKEVGPVAGVATGIAVFFLIILTMAGLGLVVVNALFKNPWGVFTIAMTIPIAIFIGLYMHKIRPGKIGEASLIGVILVLLAVFLGPYVKNSFLAPYLTLSDKTLEILLPAYGFLAAALPVWLLLAPRDYLSSYMKIGTILALALGIIIVNPQIQMPAFTKFIHGGGPIIGGKVWPFISITIACGAISGFHALVSSGTTPKMIANEKDIKIVGYGAMLTEAFVALMALIAATTLMPGDYFAINTKPEIFKTLNMPVVHLPELSKLVGEDVAGRPGGAVSLAVGMANIFASIPGLKHLMAYWYQFAIMFEALFILTTIDAGTRVARYIAQDLLGMIYEPIKESKSTVLAVVLSAFVSFTWGYLIYGGDIKTIWPVFGVANQTIGVLALAIGTSMILQKSQKRIYALTTFLPMTFLFVTVMDAGFINLTKVYLPQGQMVPAVLVAIMLSLSIIVMVSSIIKWLNILSKPQQPEVAVEN; encoded by the coding sequence GTGAGTGCCTTAGAACTTATCATTGGGGCAGCCCTTATTTTAGTTTTAGCTTACCGTTTTTACGGGAGTTTTCTGGCGGCTAAGGTTTTAACCTTGGATGAAATGCGGAAAACTCCTGCTGAAAAATACAACGACGGTAAAGATTATGTACCTATGAACAAATGGGTTGCCTTTGGTCACCATTTTGCGGCAATTGCCGGAGCAGGACCGCTGGTGGGTCCGGTTTTAGCGGCGCAGTTTGGTTATCTTCCGGGAACCCTCTGGATTTTAATTGGGTCGGTTTTAGCTGGTGCCGTGCATGACATGGTGGTCTTATTTGCCTCCATTCGCCACGGTGGCAAAAGTTTGTCGGAAATTGCCAAAAAGGAAGTGGGCCCTGTAGCAGGGGTTGCAACCGGTATTGCGGTATTTTTCCTCATTATTTTAACTATGGCCGGTTTGGGCCTGGTGGTAGTTAATGCGTTATTTAAAAACCCCTGGGGTGTCTTTACCATTGCCATGACCATCCCCATAGCAATATTTATTGGTCTTTATATGCATAAGATTCGTCCCGGAAAAATTGGTGAAGCTTCCCTTATTGGCGTTATCTTGGTTCTTTTAGCGGTATTCCTTGGACCGTACGTCAAAAATTCGTTCTTAGCTCCGTACCTGACTTTATCGGATAAAACACTGGAAATTTTACTTCCGGCCTATGGCTTTTTAGCAGCAGCTTTGCCGGTATGGCTTTTATTAGCACCGCGGGATTATTTAAGCTCCTACATGAAAATCGGAACGATTTTGGCACTGGCATTGGGAATTATAATAGTTAATCCCCAAATTCAAATGCCGGCATTTACTAAATTTATCCATGGCGGCGGTCCGATAATTGGTGGCAAAGTATGGCCGTTTATTTCTATCACCATAGCCTGTGGAGCTATTTCCGGTTTCCATGCTTTGGTCAGTTCCGGAACTACGCCGAAAATGATAGCAAACGAGAAAGATATTAAAATTGTCGGCTATGGTGCCATGTTAACGGAAGCCTTTGTGGCTTTAATGGCCTTAATTGCTGCTACTACTTTAATGCCGGGTGATTACTTTGCCATCAACACCAAGCCGGAAATTTTTAAAACGTTGAATATGCCGGTAGTTCACTTACCAGAACTTTCTAAACTTGTAGGTGAGGATGTTGCAGGACGTCCCGGTGGAGCTGTATCCCTGGCGGTAGGGATGGCCAACATTTTTGCAAGTATCCCGGGTTTAAAACACTTAATGGCTTACTGGTATCAATTTGCCATCATGTTTGAGGCTCTGTTTATCTTAACTACCATAGATGCAGGTACCAGGGTGGCAAGGTATATTGCTCAGGACTTACTGGGAATGATTTATGAGCCAATTAAAGAAAGTAAATCAACTGTTTTAGCTGTAGTTTTAAGTGCCTTTGTTTCCTTTACCTGGGGTTATCTAATTTATGGTGGAGATATTAAAACTATCTGGCCGGTGTTTGGGGTAGCCAACCAAACTATTGGGGTTTTAGCGTTAGCTATTGGGACTTCAATGATATTACAGAAGAGTCAAAAGCGGATTTATGCGCTGACTACTTTCTTACCAATGACCTTCCTTTTTGTCACGGTAATGGATGCTGGTTTTATAAATCTTACCAAAGTTTATCTCCCGCAGGGGCAAATGGTACCAGCAGTTTTAGTAGCAATAATGTTGTCTCTATCGATTATCGTTATGGTAAGCTCAATTATCAAGTGGCTGAATATTTTAAGTAAGCCGCAGCAACCAGAAGTAGCTGTTGAAAATTAA
- the pepV gene encoding dipeptidase PepV, with amino-acid sequence MNLDSYIESLKEDIVRTTQEWIKIKSVEGEPKPGMPFGEGVNQALLKALADSAKMGFTTKNVDGYAGYAEYGQGKELVGILVHLDVVPEGDGWSYDPYGGVIVNNRIYGRGTVDNKGPAVACLYALKAIKDLNLPVSKRVRIIYGLNEESGWACMDYYRANEEIPQLGFAPDAEFPIIYAEKGILTLKLAREFSNLKNGELVLKSFKGGLRANMVPDFAVAVLEGSEKALKTASDALENYKKEKGFKMEAVIEGNTLTIKSYGISAHGSLPEKGKNAIAQLLVFLTTLPLPGDDISAYLNFLAEKIGLTYNGENIGLKLSDNVSGNLTLNLGVLELTEKEAYAALNIRYPVTYKKEDLLKILEEQISGTGIYLKDISDMAPLYVPEDHFLVQKLKKVYEEKTGEPARLIAIGGGTYARAIPNAVAFGPLFPGMEELAHQKDEYIDIDHLIQITKIYAAAIYELIK; translated from the coding sequence GTGAATTTAGACAGTTACATTGAAAGCCTGAAGGAAGATATTGTTCGCACCACTCAAGAATGGATAAAAATTAAAAGCGTGGAAGGAGAACCAAAGCCCGGAATGCCCTTTGGCGAAGGTGTAAACCAGGCTCTCTTAAAGGCTCTCGCTGACTCCGCCAAAATGGGATTTACGACAAAAAATGTTGACGGCTATGCCGGCTATGCTGAATACGGTCAGGGGAAGGAGTTAGTAGGTATCCTCGTCCACTTAGATGTGGTGCCCGAAGGAGACGGCTGGAGCTATGACCCTTACGGTGGTGTCATTGTCAATAACCGGATTTACGGCCGGGGTACGGTAGATAACAAAGGCCCGGCGGTTGCCTGCCTTTATGCCCTAAAAGCAATAAAGGATTTAAACCTTCCGGTCTCCAAACGAGTACGGATTATTTACGGTTTAAACGAAGAATCCGGCTGGGCCTGCATGGATTACTACCGGGCCAACGAAGAAATTCCCCAGCTTGGTTTTGCCCCGGATGCCGAATTTCCCATCATTTATGCCGAAAAAGGGATTTTGACCTTAAAACTTGCCCGGGAATTTTCTAACCTAAAAAACGGCGAGTTAGTGTTAAAATCCTTTAAGGGCGGACTTCGAGCCAACATGGTGCCGGATTTTGCCGTAGCGGTTTTAGAAGGAAGTGAAAAAGCTCTAAAAACCGCTTCCGATGCCCTGGAAAATTACAAAAAAGAAAAAGGTTTTAAGATGGAAGCGGTAATTGAAGGCAACACCCTTACCATTAAATCCTACGGCATTTCGGCGCACGGCAGCCTTCCGGAAAAGGGTAAAAACGCCATAGCCCAGCTTTTAGTATTTTTGACCACTCTGCCTCTGCCCGGGGACGATATTTCCGCCTACTTAAATTTCTTAGCTGAAAAAATAGGTTTAACTTATAACGGAGAAAATATTGGGTTAAAACTCTCGGATAACGTTTCAGGTAATCTTACCCTCAACCTCGGCGTCTTAGAACTTACCGAAAAAGAAGCTTACGCTGCTTTAAATATTCGCTACCCGGTTACCTATAAAAAAGAAGATCTCTTAAAAATCTTAGAAGAGCAAATTTCCGGTACCGGCATTTACTTAAAAGATATCTCCGATATGGCTCCCCTATACGTACCCGAAGACCATTTCTTAGTGCAGAAACTTAAAAAAGTTTATGAAGAAAAAACCGGCGAGCCTGCCCGGTTAATAGCCATTGGCGGCGGCACTTATGCCCGGGCTATTCCCAACGCCGTTGCTTTTGGTCCTCTATTCCCGGGCATGGAAGAACTTGCCCACCAAAAAGACGAGTATATCGATATCGACCATTTAATTCAGATAACCAAGATATATGCCGCAGCGATTTATGAATTAATTAAGTAG
- a CDS encoding radical SAM protein codes for MALKVNVEFAKKFVAEKLLNELLKYLEKDPEKNILNILKLLHKIAREENHKAYINYLIESYEKYPAVKEQFRRFFSETNPQIISKLAYNTIINGVLFGIPRQKQYKAETGVHVPFTILVDPTSRCNLGCTGCWAGKYQKGPELSFERLDRLFNEAKELGIYFIVLSGGEPLMYERLFELFEKHNDMAFMAYTNGTLIDEKMADKIAKVGNFSPAISIEGFEERTDARRGKGVFAKITRAMDLLRERGVYFGASVTVTRENYLELTSDEFIDFLVEKGVKYIWSFHYVPVGKNPDTSLMLTPEERLYLAQRIPVLRITKPIMIADFWNDGHITHGCIAGGRSYFHINAKGEVEPCAFVHFAVDNINEKSLKEVLKNPLFTAYQKRQPFSENYFSPCPIIDVPEALRDIVAESNAHPTHEGADEVLTGATAEFLDKRAAEWDKVSRVLNEYKKDRIARMKM; via the coding sequence ATGGCGCTTAAGGTTAATGTGGAGTTTGCTAAAAAGTTTGTAGCCGAAAAACTTTTAAATGAGCTTCTTAAATACTTAGAGAAAGACCCGGAAAAAAATATCTTAAATATTTTAAAACTTTTACACAAAATTGCCCGGGAAGAAAACCATAAAGCTTATATTAACTACCTTATAGAGAGCTATGAAAAATACCCTGCGGTTAAAGAACAGTTTCGCCGCTTTTTTAGTGAAACAAATCCCCAAATCATATCCAAGCTTGCTTATAATACCATTATAAATGGTGTGTTGTTTGGGATTCCTAGGCAAAAGCAGTATAAAGCTGAGACCGGTGTTCACGTTCCCTTTACCATCCTGGTGGATCCGACTTCACGGTGCAATCTTGGCTGTACCGGCTGCTGGGCAGGAAAATATCAAAAAGGTCCGGAGCTTTCCTTTGAACGGTTGGATCGGTTATTTAATGAAGCCAAAGAGCTGGGAATTTACTTTATTGTCTTATCCGGTGGCGAACCTTTAATGTACGAGCGCCTCTTTGAACTCTTTGAAAAACATAACGATATGGCGTTTATGGCCTATACCAACGGAACTTTAATTGACGAAAAGATGGCCGATAAAATAGCAAAAGTTGGTAACTTCTCTCCGGCTATCAGTATTGAAGGGTTTGAGGAGCGGACCGATGCCCGGCGGGGCAAAGGGGTATTTGCCAAGATTACCCGGGCTATGGATTTACTGCGCGAACGGGGAGTATATTTTGGAGCTTCGGTAACGGTAACCCGGGAAAATTACCTGGAGCTTACATCCGATGAGTTTATCGATTTCCTGGTTGAAAAAGGAGTTAAGTACATCTGGTCTTTCCATTATGTACCGGTAGGTAAAAATCCCGATACTTCCTTGATGCTGACCCCCGAAGAGCGACTTTATTTAGCCCAGAGAATCCCGGTTTTGCGGATTACCAAACCAATCATGATTGCCGATTTCTGGAATGACGGCCATATTACCCATGGTTGTATTGCCGGGGGTAGAAGTTATTTCCACATTAATGCTAAAGGTGAGGTAGAGCCCTGCGCTTTTGTTCATTTTGCTGTAGATAATATTAATGAGAAATCTTTAAAAGAAGTTTTAAAGAATCCGCTGTTTACAGCTTATCAGAAACGCCAGCCTTTTTCGGAAAACTACTTTTCTCCGTGTCCAATTATTGATGTTCCAGAGGCTCTAAGAGATATCGTTGCCGAAAGTAATGCTCACCCAACCCACGAAGGAGCAGACGAAGTTTTAACGGGAGCTACGGCGGAATTTTTGGACAAACGAGCCGCTGAATGGGATAAGGTGTCCCGGGTACTTAACGAATATAAAAAAGATAGAATTGCCCGGATGAAAATGTAA
- a CDS encoding type II restriction endonuclease: protein MLYLNLQKDELADLFVRSLLETNRAFNFYVNWKNVEEYKKFDIELNAMNVLIRNEDFDNTFKRLLKKMPTVVATFPYLFALSKAEREKTWNGTEKLLIINDKIGESDILEYDFSLKTLKKGLSDEQIENYLYFFEKMGLKHLFLNLAQNNIIDYVIGVLVGLDSNGRKNRGGHAFELACYPIIRDLCDKYEIILIEQKQFKVLKEEYGFEISDNISERKADFILLKDKKCLNIEVNFFGGAGSKPEEIIDSYINRQRDLKENNIDFAFITDGKKCWGNSTKPQLQKAFREIKYFMNFFLAKEGMLEEVIKEIFKL from the coding sequence ATGTTATATTTAAACCTTCAAAAAGATGAGTTGGCTGATTTATTTGTTCGAAGCCTATTAGAGACAAATAGAGCTTTTAATTTTTATGTAAATTGGAAAAATGTTGAGGAATATAAAAAATTTGATATAGAATTAAATGCAATGAATGTTTTAATAAGAAATGAAGATTTTGATAATACGTTTAAAAGATTACTAAAAAAAATGCCTACTGTTGTAGCAACTTTTCCTTATTTATTTGCACTGTCAAAAGCTGAAAGAGAAAAAACATGGAATGGTACTGAAAAGCTACTTATAATAAATGATAAGATTGGGGAAAGTGATATTTTAGAATATGATTTTAGTCTTAAAACGCTAAAAAAAGGTTTATCCGACGAACAAATTGAAAATTATCTTTATTTTTTTGAAAAAATGGGATTAAAACATTTATTTCTAAATCTTGCCCAAAATAATATTATTGATTATGTAATAGGCGTTTTAGTTGGATTAGATTCTAATGGGAGAAAAAATCGTGGTGGACATGCCTTTGAATTAGCATGTTATCCAATAATTAGGGACCTTTGTGATAAATATGAAATTATCCTAATAGAGCAAAAACAGTTTAAAGTCTTAAAAGAAGAGTACGGGTTTGAGATATCCGATAATATATCAGAAAGAAAAGCTGATTTTATTTTATTAAAAGATAAAAAGTGCTTAAATATTGAGGTAAACTTTTTTGGCGGAGCAGGTTCAAAACCAGAGGAAATAATTGACAGTTATATAAATAGGCAAAGAGACTTAAAAGAAAACAATATAGATTTTGCTTTTATCACCGATGGTAAAAAATGTTGGGGGAATAGTACAAAACCCCAATTACAAAAAGCTTTTAGAGAAATAAAGTATTTTATGAACTTCTTTTTAGCAAAAGAAGGAATGCTTGAAGAGGTAATTAAAGAAATATTTAAGCTGTGA
- a CDS encoding TRM11 family SAM-dependent methyltransferase: MAKKMNCKYCGEKINKTEYPVHLELLHPEVYQNLVVAIKRDYEKGNSIKEIANNYFVTQKFIKEVVKHSQSLLKEEEKNYTPVNNKPRTWAPENFSLETTTVWSFPDRGSWATHSGKYRGNWSPFIPRNIILRYSKEGEVVLDQFVGSGTTLVEAKLLKRKGIGVDINPEAVSLTLKNTNFEIEEGGEIEVRVGDARNLYFLKDESIDLICTHPPYSNIIKYSDNIEGDLSHFDVNDFLLEMEKVAKECYRVLKKGKFCAILIGDTRRKGYIIPIGFSVMEIFRKIGFKLKEIIIKEQHNCSSTGYWRNQSIKYNFLLIAHEYLFVFKK, encoded by the coding sequence ATGGCTAAAAAAATGAACTGTAAATATTGCGGAGAAAAAATAAATAAAACTGAATATCCAGTACATTTAGAACTTTTACATCCTGAAGTGTATCAAAATTTAGTTGTTGCAATTAAAAGAGATTATGAGAAGGGAAATAGTATTAAAGAAATAGCAAATAATTATTTTGTAACCCAAAAGTTTATAAAAGAAGTTGTAAAACATTCACAATCTTTACTAAAAGAAGAAGAAAAAAATTATACACCTGTAAATAATAAACCAAGAACTTGGGCGCCTGAAAACTTTTCTCTTGAAACCACTACTGTTTGGAGTTTTCCTGACAGGGGAAGTTGGGCAACTCATTCAGGAAAATATCGGGGGAATTGGTCGCCCTTTATACCAAGGAATATTATTTTAAGGTATTCTAAAGAAGGCGAGGTTGTATTAGATCAATTTGTTGGTAGTGGAACGACTTTAGTTGAAGCAAAATTGTTAAAAAGAAAAGGAATTGGGGTAGATATTAATCCGGAGGCAGTAAGCCTTACGTTAAAAAATACAAATTTTGAAATAGAGGAGGGTGGAGAGATAGAGGTACGGGTAGGTGATGCGAGAAATCTTTATTTTTTAAAAGATGAGAGCATTGATTTGATTTGTACTCATCCACCTTATAGTAATATTATTAAGTATAGCGATAATATCGAGGGTGATCTTTCGCATTTTGACGTTAACGATTTTCTTTTAGAAATGGAAAAAGTTGCAAAAGAATGTTATCGAGTATTAAAAAAAGGGAAGTTTTGTGCAATTCTTATTGGGGATACTCGGCGAAAAGGATATATTATCCCTATAGGATTTAGTGTTATGGAGATATTTCGAAAAATAGGATTTAAATTAAAGGAGATTATTATTAAAGAACAGCATAATTGTAGTTCAACTGGCTATTGGAGAAATCAAAGCATAAAGTATAATTTTTTGTTAATTGCTCATGAATATTTATTTGTTTTTAAGAAATAA